The DNA segment TGATAATAATACACGTACTACATCACTAGCCCTAACCTTGTGGTTAGATTTTACAGGAACATCATTTACATAAATGTTTCCTGCTGCGGCAGCCTGTTGTATTTTATTACGGGTAGCATTTTCTACCAAGTTCATCAAAAATTTATCTACACGCAAAGGCGATTGCCCTTTACCTGCTTCAAAACGATGATGTTCGTATAATTCTTCTTCTTGTAAGTCTTGTTCTATATCGGGGTTGCTCATTATTATTTTTTATTTCCTGCTTCGTATGCTGCATTAACGCCTGTATCTTCTTCGTCTTTATCAATAGTAGAGTCTTCGGAATCAGACTCTTCATTATAACCTGTTTTTCCGTCGCCAAGTACAAAATCTATCTTAGAGGCTTTTTTTACCATATCGCCTGCTTTAAGCTTTTTGCCATTCTGCCACATTTCGAGTACAACATCTTTCGCAAGATATGGTTTATATGTCTTTTTACCTTCCTGCAAGCCTGCTGCCTGTAGGTTAGGTATAGCTTGTCTATATGTTTTTTGTATTAAGTCTGGCAAACGGATGTCATTATACCCCCCTGCATTTAGTTTAAGGTATATTTTTCTATTTTCTTTTACATTTACATTAGGTAATGGGTCTTGCTGTACTACGCTATAAGGCGGATATTCTTTATCATAATCCATAGTATCAAGCACTACATACTGTAAATTTATTGTTTCGAGTGACTGTTCTGCCTTTGCTACCGACATTTTTGTTAGATTCGGCACAGGTATTTCCTGCCCGTGATTAGTAGTATTATCTAGCCATTTTAGGGCTACATATACTGTTATAATAATAATAACCAATGCTATGGCAAGCTGCATAGCAAACGTTTTGCTAGTCACAAAATTTTTAAGACTCATGTAATGTCAGTTTTGACAAAGATATAAATAATACCAAACTTATAACTTTGAATAAATAATGATATTTTTGTGTTACTAAATATTATAATTGTAACGACAGCCAATGAAAAATGTTGCCATCATAATGGGCGGATATTCCAGTGAATACGAAATATCCTTATTAAGCGGAAATGTAGTGTACGACAACTTAGATAAGTCGAAATATTATCCATACAAGGTACATATCTTAAAAGATAAATGGGTAATGGTAGATGATGATGAAAATGAATACCCCATAAACAAACACGACTTTTCGGTAAACAATGATGGGACTATAATAAAGTTTGATGTCGTTTTTAATGCCATACATGGCACACCAGGTGAAGACGGACTTATTCAGGCTTATTTTAATCTATTAGGTATACCTCAAACCTCATGCGATTATTATCAGGCTGCATTAACATTTAACAAGCGTGACTTACTGTCAGTATTAAAACCTTATGGTGTAAAAACAGCCATATCACATTATATAAATTTAGGCGACGATATTAATCAGGCGGCCATACTAGATAAGGTTGGCTTACCCTGTTTTGTAAAACCTAATAAATCGGGCTCTAGTTTTGGTATCTCTAAAGTAAAAACTAACGATGAGTTTATGCCTGCTATAGAAAAAGCTTTTAAAGAAGACAGCGAGATATTAATAGAAAGTTTTCTTGATGGTAAAGAAATATCTGTAGGTGTTATAAATTATAAAGAAAAAGTTACTGTATTGCCAATGACTGA comes from the Flavobacterium arcticum genome and includes:
- a CDS encoding PASTA domain-containing protein, with the translated sequence MSLKNFVTSKTFAMQLAIALVIIIITVYVALKWLDNTTNHGQEIPVPNLTKMSVAKAEQSLETINLQYVVLDTMDYDKEYPPYSVVQQDPLPNVNVKENRKIYLKLNAGGYNDIRLPDLIQKTYRQAIPNLQAAGLQEGKKTYKPYLAKDVVLEMWQNGKKLKAGDMVKKASKIDFVLGDGKTGYNEESDSEDSTIDKDEEDTGVNAAYEAGNKK
- a CDS encoding D-alanine--D-alanine ligase, which codes for MKNVAIIMGGYSSEYEISLLSGNVVYDNLDKSKYYPYKVHILKDKWVMVDDDENEYPINKHDFSVNNDGTIIKFDVVFNAIHGTPGEDGLIQAYFNLLGIPQTSCDYYQAALTFNKRDLLSVLKPYGVKTAISHYINLGDDINQAAILDKVGLPCFVKPNKSGSSFGISKVKTNDEFMPAIEKAFKEDSEILIESFLDGKEISVGVINYKEKVTVLPMTEIVSENEFFDYDAKYLGKSQEITPARISDKMTKKIADIAKRIYEVLKMEGFSRSEFIIVNNEPHLLELNTVPGLTTESILPQQARAGGITLPELFGNAIEQALKKQE